A genomic window from Anguilla rostrata isolate EN2019 chromosome 14, ASM1855537v3, whole genome shotgun sequence includes:
- the tek gene encoding angiopoietin-1 receptor — protein sequence MDFFPLVVHLVCCLLSGDALEIADLTLVNPEAVVTSSESSLHCVSSDWKTLDTLSVGQDFPVPQQNLQVTQDKDYRVASKVTWKTRNVDVFGVFYCRIRNSDSMGKVYTLRMLNEAAFHPDSLTFTASLGESINVSFTRKKIVAEDAYIFRNGSFIHSVHRNEIGDTLQYPISSVAVEHAGFFTVRYISETMPSSAITRLIVRSCPTGYWGAQCSQTCPKCLNGGLCHDKTGECVCPPGFKGQACEIVCGKGRFGRMCKDRCRDGYCWSMVFCLQDPYGCSCATGWWGLNCSEACPPGFYGAGCKLRCECGGRGKCDRFRGCVCAGRHGSRCENEDQAPSVISSLLDTELNAGVVYMLNCTAQGYPAPLHGEIELIKPDKTRIYATDTDTVNNQTTSQFKVDKITVHDAGRWLCQVKTTAGQAEKDFIVTVKVPPKPQYPPVLNGSGPYHLIISVNKESYSGDGPVNSVKVVYKQVNSTSWETTEVTGPLVKLENLTPCTQYITFVQLSRRGFGGTGFPGPEAIFSTSVFDLPLLTRVSLVPLNQTSLSLSWDPVKGVTKESWSYLVECVQALAPENLKKYHLPKNSTGLSLTGLKPRQKYECEVHVMSSSGSLYCQPVSTWTLSNERPPAPFGVMSCNISDSSAVITWSLEEGHSISRVIVRFQDAERADYSQQAEINVHDQQHMQFQIRGLRPNTPYRVEIWAENNIGKSLDIRTIRIETLSPQEGSRFYGFGSEGNMLFFAILGSAGMTCITILLAFCIVLQLKRATFQRRMVQAFQNIVREEPVVQFSSGSLSMPKKSKNPAQPVAYPALEWNDIKFQDVIGEGNFGQVLKARIKKDGLRMDAAIKRMKEYASKDDHRDFAGELEVLCKLGHHPNIINLLGACEHRGYLYLAIEYAPHGNLLDFLRKSRVLETDPAFAIANSTASTLSSQQLLHFAADVARGMDYLSQKQFIHRDLAARNILVGENFVAKIADFGLSRGQEVYVKKTMGRLPVRWMAIESLNYSVYTTNSDVWSYGVLLWEVVSLGGTPYCGMTCAELYEKLPQGYRLEKPLNCDDEVYDLMRQCWREKPYERPSFAQILVSLNRMLEERKTYVNTTLYEKFTYAGIDCSAEEAG from the exons ATGGATTTCTTCCCTCTCGTTGTGCACTTGGTCTGCTGCTTGCTTTCAG gtgACGCACTCGAAATTGCTGACTTGACTTTGGTGAATCCAGAGGCCGTGGTGACTAGCTCAGAGTCCTCCCTGCACTGCGTCAGCAGCGACTGGAAGACTTTGGACACGCTCAGCGTGGGACAGGACTTCCCTGTACCTCAGCAAAACCTGCAGGTCACTCAGGACAAGGACTATCGAGTTGCTTCGAAGGTTACCTGGAAAACACGGAACGTTGACGTCTTTGGAGTTTTCTACTGTAGAATCAGAAATTCTGACTCCATGGGTAAAGTGTATACCTTAAGGATGCTAAATGAAG CTGCATTCCATCCAGACTCTTTAACTTTCACGGCCAGTCTTGGGGAAAGCATCAATGTTTCCTTCACTCGCAAGAAGATTGTTGCAGAGGatgcatacatttttagaaatg gtTCCTTCATTCACTCCGTGCACAGAAACGAAATTGGCGACACCCTGCAGTACCCCATAAGCAGTGTTGCAGTTGAACATGCAGGCTTCTTCACAGTCAGATACATTTCTGAGACCATGCCTTCCTCTGCAATCACCAGGCTGATAGTAAGAA GCTGCCCCACTGGGTATTGGGGTGCTCAGTGTTCACAGACCTGTCCCAAGTGTCTCAATGGGGGCCTCTGTCACGACAAGACTGGAGAATGTGTCTGTCCCCCCGGATTCAAAGGGCAGGCCTGCGAAATTG TGTGCGGGAAGGGCAGGTTTGGCCGAATGTGTAAAGACAGGTGTAGAGACGGCTACTGTTGGTCAATGGTCTTCTGCCTTCAAGATCCCTATGGCTGCTCCTGTGCTACAGGCTGGTGGGGTTTGAACTGCAGCGAAG CCTGCCCCCCTGGTTTCTATGGTGCAGGCTGTAAGCTgcggtgtgagtgtgggggCCGAGGCAAGTGTGACCGGTtccgtgggtgtgtgtgcgcgggacGGCACGGCTCTCGCTGCGAGAACGAAG ATCAAGCACCTTCTGTGATCAGCAGTCTTTTGGATACAGAGCTGAATGCTGGGGTCGTCTACATGCTCAACTGCACTGCCCAGGGCTATCCAGCACCACTACATGGAGAGATAGAGCTGATCAAACCAGATAAAACAAGAATATAT gcgACAGATACGGACACCGTGAACAACCAAACCACTTCCCAGTTCAAGGTGGACAAAATAACGGTGCACGATGCTGGCCGATGGCTCTGCCAAGTGAAAACAACAGCCGGACAGGCGGAAAAAGATTTTATCGTCACTGTCAAAG TGCCCCCGAAGCCCCAGTACCCTCCTGTGTTGAATGGAAGTGGACCGTATCACCTGATCATCTCAGTCAACAAAGAGTCATATAGCGGGGATGGTCCGGTTAACTCTGTGAAGGTTGTTTATAAGCAGGTCAACTCTACTTCGTGGGAGACCACTGAAG TGACTGGGCCGCTGGTAAAGCTGGAGAACCTGACCCCGTGTACTCAGTACATCACCTTCGTTCAGCTGAGTCGCCGTGGGTTTGGAGGGACCGGGTTCCCTGGGCCTGAGGCCATCTTCTCAACCTCTGTATTCG ATCTTCCACTCCTCACCAGGGTCAGCCTGGTTCCACTGAACCAGacctccctcagtctctcttgGGACCCGGTGAAGGGGGTCACTAAGGAGTCCTGGTCGTACCTGGTGGAGTGTGTTCAGGCCTTGGCGCCAGAAAACCTTAAGAAGTACCATCTGCCAAAGAACTCCACGGGCCTGAGTCTGACGGGCCTGAAGCCCAGGCAGAAGTACGAGTGCGAAGTCCATGTGATGAGCAGTTCAGGGAGCCTGTACTGCCAGCCGGTGTCCACCTGGACCCTTAGCAACG AGCGACCGCCAGCACCGTTTGGCGTCATGAGTTGCAACATCAGCGACTCCTCCGCCGTCATCACTTGGTCCCTGGAGGAGGGGCACTCGATCTCCAGAGTCATCGTCCGCTTCCAGGACGCCGAGCGGGCCGACTACAGCCAGCAGGCGGAGATCAACGTGCACGACCAGCAGCACATGCAGTTCCAGATCCGGGGCCTCAGGCCCAACACGCCTTACAGGGTGGAGATCTGGGCCGAGAACAACATCGGGAAGAGCCTCGACATCCGGACCATCCGTATCGAGACGCTGTCACCTCAAGAGGGCTCTC GGTTCTATGGGTTTGGCAGTGAGGGAAACATGCTGTTCTTTGCCATCCTGGGCTCGGCTGGAATGACCTGCATCACCATCTTGCTGGCCTTCTGCATTGTGCTACAGCTGAAGAGGGCCACGTTTCAGCGCAGAATGGTCCAGGCCTTCCAGAACATTGTG AGGGAGGAGCCTGTGGTACAGTTCAGCTCGGGGTCCCTCAGCATGCCAAAGAAATCCAAGAACCCCGCCCAGCCGGTGGCCTACCCAGCGCTGGAGTGGAATGACATCAAGTTCCAGGATGTCATTGGCGAGGGCAACTTTGGTCAGGTTCTGAAGGCACGGATTAAGAAGGATGGCCTTAGGATGGATGCCGCGATCAAGCGGATGAAAG AGTACGCCTCTAAAGATGACCATAGGGATTTTGCTGGGGAACTGGAGGTGCTCTGCAAACTTGGCCATCACCCCAACATCATCAATCTGCTGGGTGCCTGTGAACACAGAG GATATCTGTACCTGGCGATCGAGTACGCCCCCCACGGCAACCTCCTGGACTTCTTACGGAAGAGCCGAGTCTTGGAGACGGACCCCGCCTTCGCCATCGCCAACAGCACCgcctccaccctctcctcccagcagctgctgcattTCGCCGCTGACGTGGCGCGGGGCATGGACTACCTCAGCCAGAAGCAG TTTATCCACAGGGACCTCGCTGCCAGAAACATCCTGGTTGGGGAAAATTTTGTGGCCAAGATAGCAGACTTTGGACTCTCTAGAGGGCAGGAGGTTTATGTGAAGAAGACAATG GGAAGACTGCCAGTACGATGGATGGCTATCGAGTCGCTGAATTACAGCGTTTACACCACAAACAGCGATGT ATGGTCCTATGGCGTGCTCCTCTGGGAGGTGGTAAGCTTAG GTGGTACACCATACTGCGGGATGACTTGTGCCGAACTGTACGAGAAACTTCCCCAAGGATACAGACTGGAGAAACCCCTGAACTGCGACGATGAGGT ATATGACCTCATGAGACAGTGCTGGAGAGAGAAGCCATATGAGAGGCCCTCGTTCGCCCAGATCCTGGTGTCACTCAACAGGATGCTGGAGGAGAGAAAG accTACGTGAACACCACCCTGTATGAGAAGTTTACCTATGCAGGCATTGACTGCTCAGCAGAAGAAGCTGGATGA